The Nitrosopumilus cobalaminigenes genome contains a region encoding:
- a CDS encoding DoxX family protein, which yields MNTEASLKENVLHDITHWGISASIGVIFIVHSLKKFDPSWQEWLISIGIPPELQLPIALAEFIGGIFLVTGVLTRITSSVFAGILLGAIFHIRWENGFFVSKGGWEWDLVMLAAVLAIIVAGPGRISIAHVVKKIPRFLQ from the coding sequence ATGAATACAGAAGCAAGCCTAAAGGAAAATGTATTACATGACATCACACATTGGGGCATTAGTGCATCAATAGGAGTCATATTCATTGTACATAGTTTGAAAAAATTTGATCCCAGCTGGCAAGAATGGCTAATCAGCATAGGTATTCCACCAGAATTACAACTCCCAATAGCGTTAGCAGAATTCATTGGAGGTATTTTCTTAGTTACAGGAGTACTTACTAGAATTACAAGTTCAGTATTTGCAGGGATTTTACTTGGTGCTATATTTCACATTAGATGGGAAAATGGATTTTTTGTTTCCAAAGGAGGATGGGAATGGGATCTTGTAATGCTAGCTGCAGTTCTTGCAATTATAGTTGCAGGGCCAGGAAGAATTTCAATTGCTCACGTAGTGAAAAAAATTCCCAGATTCTTACAATAA
- a CDS encoding DHHA1 domain-containing protein, which produces MAATKTKKTTAKKATKKTTGKKVTKKTAAKKPTKKTTIKKVTRKITTKKPTKKAVKSKRTKVICISHKEDCDGISSAALIRQAFGGDAILVDYPGQMEALNQVVSDEKLKSLFICDLGLSKKTQDEFIDILTTLRKNKVSVTYIDHHDIDPNVVKALEKIKVKVIHDINECTTVQVYNAYTSKLNDHASFVATCAAITDYMEDRPIGSKLLQIYDRQFALISATVMTYNIVGHQKEPDYLQYLVEELAESKFPHDIPNTFEFAQIQVEKLSQMIAKVKKGMKTMKNLGHMEILDAGASGAVNFVMGLSGKDVGVAYKERVDHGIYAVSVRGSKNCKVHLGKIVNLLATSLGGSGGGHDKACGAVVPKPKIKKFLTELNKQIK; this is translated from the coding sequence TTGGCAGCCACTAAAACTAAAAAAACAACTGCAAAAAAAGCAACTAAAAAAACAACTGGAAAAAAAGTAACTAAAAAAACAGCTGCCAAAAAACCAACTAAAAAAACAACCATAAAAAAAGTAACTAGAAAAATTACAACCAAAAAACCAACTAAAAAAGCAGTAAAATCAAAACGAACTAAAGTTATCTGCATTTCACATAAAGAAGACTGTGATGGTATTAGCTCTGCAGCTCTTATCCGTCAAGCATTTGGTGGAGATGCAATCTTAGTTGATTACCCTGGACAAATGGAAGCATTAAACCAAGTAGTTTCAGATGAAAAGTTAAAGTCATTATTTATTTGTGATTTAGGATTAAGTAAAAAAACACAAGATGAATTTATTGACATTTTAACAACTTTGAGAAAAAACAAAGTTTCAGTCACCTACATTGATCATCACGATATTGATCCTAATGTTGTAAAGGCACTAGAAAAGATCAAAGTTAAAGTTATTCATGATATCAATGAATGTACTACTGTTCAAGTTTACAATGCTTATACTTCAAAACTTAATGATCATGCATCCTTTGTTGCAACTTGTGCTGCTATTACCGATTACATGGAAGACAGACCGATTGGTTCCAAATTATTACAAATCTATGATAGACAATTTGCATTGATCAGTGCCACTGTAATGACTTACAATATTGTAGGACACCAAAAAGAACCAGATTATCTACAATACTTAGTTGAAGAATTAGCTGAATCTAAATTCCCTCATGATATCCCAAATACTTTTGAATTTGCACAGATTCAAGTAGAAAAACTATCTCAAATGATTGCTAAAGTAAAGAAAGGTATGAAAACTATGAAAAATCTGGGTCATATGGAAATTTTAGATGCTGGAGCAAGTGGTGCAGTGAATTTTGTTATGGGTTTATCTGGTAAGGATGTAGGTGTTGCATACAAAGAAAGAGTGGACCATGGAATTTATGCTGTATCTGTGAGGGGTTCTAAAAATTGTAAAGTTCACTTGGGGAAAATTGTCAATCTTTTAGCAACAAGTCTTGGTGGTTCTGGTGGTGGACATGATAAAGCATGCGGTGCAGTTGTTCCAAAACCAAAAATAAAAAAATTCCTTACAGAATTAAATAAACAAATTAAATAA
- a CDS encoding citrate synthase produces the protein METKNIGLRGIEVADTRISNIDGEKGKLIYRGFDILDLTKNSTFEETAYLLLYDQLPNKLQLDEFNSKLVDARYIPKQMQKNMGNWRKDADPMDMLQAFVSALAGYYDEEFSNKDASYDKAINLIAKVPTIVASWQRIRNGLEPVEPDSSLGHAANFLYMMFGEKPDPEVERIFDVCLILHADHTFNASTFTARQVASTRAHMYSAASAAIGALSGELHGGANTEVMKMLLEIGDINKVEPWIKEKMSEGDRIMGMGHAVYKTYDPRAQVLKELSCKLAEKTKEPWFDITEKVETTTISEMKSQKDRDIYPNVDLYSASLYYMLKIPMDLNTPIFAISRVVGWAAHIIEEKFAEAAPKPALYRPKATYVGKYCGPEGCEYQTLDLRK, from the coding sequence ATGGAGACAAAAAACATAGGTCTGCGAGGAATTGAAGTTGCAGATACCAGAATTTCCAACATTGATGGGGAAAAAGGCAAACTAATCTATCGAGGATTCGATATTTTAGATCTTACTAAAAATTCAACATTCGAGGAAACAGCATATCTCTTACTATATGATCAATTACCAAACAAACTACAATTAGATGAATTTAATTCAAAATTAGTCGATGCCAGATACATTCCAAAACAGATGCAAAAGAATATGGGAAATTGGAGAAAAGACGCAGACCCAATGGACATGCTTCAAGCTTTTGTGTCTGCTCTTGCAGGATACTATGATGAAGAATTTTCAAATAAAGATGCAAGTTATGATAAAGCTATCAATCTAATTGCCAAAGTTCCAACAATTGTTGCAAGCTGGCAAAGAATAAGAAATGGGTTAGAGCCAGTGGAACCTGATTCATCACTTGGTCATGCTGCAAATTTCCTATACATGATGTTTGGAGAAAAACCAGACCCCGAAGTTGAAAGAATATTCGATGTTTGTTTAATTCTTCATGCAGACCATACTTTCAATGCATCAACTTTTACAGCTAGGCAAGTTGCATCTACAAGAGCACACATGTATTCAGCAGCTAGTGCTGCAATAGGTGCACTTAGTGGAGAATTACATGGAGGAGCAAATACAGAAGTCATGAAAATGCTCTTAGAAATTGGAGATATAAACAAAGTAGAACCCTGGATTAAAGAAAAAATGTCGGAAGGAGATAGAATTATGGGGATGGGTCATGCAGTTTACAAAACATATGATCCTAGAGCACAAGTACTAAAAGAATTATCATGTAAACTTGCCGAAAAAACTAAAGAGCCATGGTTTGACATTACAGAAAAAGTGGAAACTACAACAATTTCTGAAATGAAATCACAAAAAGACAGAGACATTTATCCAAACGTAGACTTGTACAGTGCATCATTATATTACATGTTAAAAATTCCAATGGACCTCAATACTCCAATCTTTGCAATTTCAAGAGTAGTAGGATGGGCAGCTCACATTATCGAAGAAAAGTTTGCAGAAGCTGCACCTAAACCAGCACTATACAGACCAAAGGCAACATATGTCGGAAAATACTGTGGACCCGAAGGTTGTGAATATCAAACACTAGACTTGAGAAAATAG
- a CDS encoding cupredoxin domain-containing protein, protein MAGIDKAAVVFSIAIALAGVGIAVAGDAAQNNPTYSAPVEATPKVSTETSKSEPQADPFAGIAEKVKSGDSMKEEKAVKLEEKVIMKDPKVEKPMVKEEKPMVKEPTGPTTHTVDIPVGTSVPGCEESNACYLPADITINAGDTVEWINVDTAAHTVTGGSPADGPSGVFDSSLVMADAVYAFTFDDAGSYDYFCMVHPWMVGSVTVN, encoded by the coding sequence ATGGCAGGTATAGACAAAGCAGCTGTAGTATTCTCAATTGCAATAGCCCTAGCAGGTGTAGGAATTGCAGTTGCAGGAGACGCTGCACAGAACAATCCAACATATTCTGCTCCTGTAGAGGCAACTCCAAAAGTTTCAACTGAAACTTCAAAGTCAGAACCTCAAGCAGATCCATTTGCAGGAATTGCTGAAAAAGTAAAATCAGGAGATAGTATGAAGGAAGAAAAAGCTGTAAAACTGGAAGAAAAAGTCATCATGAAAGATCCTAAGGTTGAAAAACCAATGGTGAAAGAAGAGAAACCAATGGTGAAAGAACCAACAGGACCAACAACTCACACAGTTGATATCCCAGTAGGTACTTCAGTTCCAGGATGTGAAGAAAGTAATGCATGTTACTTACCAGCAGACATCACAATCAATGCTGGCGATACAGTAGAATGGATTAATGTCGACACAGCAGCACACACAGTAACTGGCGGAAGTCCAGCCGATGGACCATCTGGCGTATTTGATAGTAGCCTAGTCATGGCAGATGCAGTTTATGCATTTACATTTGATGACGCAGGTAGCTACGATTACTTCTGTATGGTACATCCATGGATGGTCGGCAGTGTCACAGTGAACTAA
- the uvrC gene encoding excinuclease ABC subunit UvrC, which translates to MTFDISKITIPTDPGIYLMKDIDGKIIYIGKAKNLKNRVRSYFNKNQNYKTQKLVENISEIEFVLTDNESEAFLLESNMIKKYRPRFNIELKDQQRYTYLRISDEKYPRLLVSRRTRDGKFLGKGKTFGPFTQGSSKLLTIGALRKAFQIRICKTLPKKVCLEYHLGNCEGPCEFKDAQERYPKHVAALQDVLKGKNQTKIFTKKLEEEMQQAAKLQQFERAKDIRDTLIRLGSLQTKQKMEYVENSDEEYFGIGIQEQSAIVMNFRMINGVIRDSDKFFFDLVGDNSFSNFLFQYYSTHKIPKLVLVSELPENKKLLESLLSEQSGLNVKISIPTKGKKKDIINLILKNIKLVHSKGGDPGLVELKEILNLSVIPNIIECFDISNHGEDFAVGSMARFVGGIPNKSGYRKFKIKTVSGRDDFAMIGEIIKRRYYRLLEENSELPDLIVIDGGKGQLSAAINSLKSLGLDLSCISLAKENEEVYVPKNKNPIIIPKYKSSLKILQYARDETHRFGVAYNRTIRKNQIK; encoded by the coding sequence ATGACTTTTGATATATCTAAAATCACGATTCCTACCGATCCTGGAATCTATTTGATGAAGGATATTGATGGAAAAATTATCTATATTGGTAAAGCCAAAAATTTGAAAAACAGAGTAAGATCATATTTTAACAAAAATCAAAATTACAAAACTCAAAAACTAGTTGAAAATATTTCTGAAATTGAATTTGTTTTAACTGATAATGAAAGTGAAGCTTTTCTTTTAGAATCAAACATGATCAAAAAATATCGCCCACGATTCAACATTGAATTAAAAGATCAACAAAGATACACCTACCTAAGAATTTCAGATGAAAAATATCCTCGACTATTAGTTTCTAGAAGAACTAGGGATGGTAAATTTTTAGGTAAGGGAAAAACTTTTGGACCTTTCACTCAAGGTAGTTCAAAATTACTTACTATAGGTGCATTGCGAAAAGCATTCCAAATTAGAATTTGTAAAACACTTCCAAAAAAAGTCTGTTTGGAATATCATTTAGGAAATTGTGAGGGGCCCTGTGAATTTAAAGATGCTCAGGAACGATATCCAAAACATGTTGCAGCTTTACAAGATGTTCTAAAAGGTAAAAATCAAACCAAAATTTTCACTAAAAAATTAGAAGAAGAAATGCAACAGGCTGCAAAATTACAACAATTTGAGCGTGCAAAAGACATCCGTGACACTCTGATTAGGCTTGGAAGTCTTCAAACTAAACAAAAAATGGAATATGTTGAAAACTCTGATGAGGAATATTTTGGGATTGGAATTCAAGAACAATCTGCAATCGTGATGAATTTTAGAATGATTAATGGCGTTATTCGAGATAGTGACAAATTCTTTTTTGATTTAGTTGGTGATAATTCCTTTTCAAATTTTTTGTTTCAATATTATTCCACACATAAAATTCCAAAACTCGTTCTTGTAAGTGAACTTCCAGAAAATAAAAAATTGCTAGAATCTCTACTTTCTGAACAATCTGGATTAAATGTAAAAATTTCTATTCCTACAAAAGGCAAGAAAAAAGATATTATTAATTTAATTTTAAAAAATATCAAGTTAGTTCATTCTAAGGGTGGGGATCCTGGATTGGTTGAACTAAAAGAAATTTTGAATCTGTCTGTAATTCCTAACATCATTGAATGTTTTGATATTTCTAACCATGGTGAAGACTTTGCTGTAGGGTCAATGGCTAGATTTGTTGGTGGCATCCCAAATAAATCTGGATACAGAAAATTCAAAATTAAAACTGTTTCTGGCAGAGATGATTTTGCAATGATTGGTGAAATAATTAAACGAAGATATTATAGATTGCTTGAAGAAAATTCAGAATTACCTGATTTGATTGTAATTGATGGCGGTAAAGGTCAACTCAGTGCTGCAATAAATTCTCTAAAATCCCTCGGATTAGATTTATCTTGTATTTCATTGGCAAAAGAAAATGAAGAAGTCTATGTACCTAAAAACAAAAATCCAATAATTATTCCAAAATACAAATCATCTTTGAAAATTTTACAATATGCTCGTGATGAAACTCACAGATTTGGTGTGGCATACAACAGAACAATAAGGAAGAATCAAATAAAATAA
- the uvrA gene encoding excinuclease ABC subunit UvrA, which translates to MTENKLKIRGARHHNLKNLDIDIPKNKLVVISGLSGSGKSTLAFDTIYAEGQRRYVESLSAYARQFLEMMDKPDVDSIEGLSPAISIQQKTTSKNPRSTVGTTTEIYDYMRLLFARIGIPYCTNCGRKVSTQSVERICDSVLKDFAGKKILILAPIVQRKKGTYEKLFEQIKKDGYSRIRLNGEILSLDDDIPPLDRQKWHNIEIVVDRITTDKSERSRLFEAMQTAIKASKGDVMIATDKSEKIFSQNNACPYCGLTVGELEPRSFSFNSPFGMCKTCNGLGVKMEFDADLVVPDKSKSILDGAIVPWSGRFSAFRRQALRAVGKKFGFDLMTPFDKIKPKHLQIILHGTDALIDFTYRSKSGDSSWQSTNTFEGVLSNLQRTFMETDSESKREWLKQFMRDTPCNTCDGKKLKPESLAVKINEKGIMDVCDMSIDHCYDFFSSLKLTANEQYIARDVLKEIKERLEFLMNVGLNYLTLNRLSSTLSGGESQRIRLATQIGSNLTGVLYVLDEPTIGLHQRDNTRLIKTLNKLRNLGNTVIVVEHDEEVIRNSDWMVDLGPGAGVHGGNVVFEGTVNQILKDTKSVTGSYLKDNSLINLDEKIRNPSGSIIIKKASENNLKDIDVEIPLGLFVSVTGVSGSGKSTLINDILLKSLENHFYKSNVRSGAHKEISGLENIDKVIAIDQSPIGRTPRSNPATYIGAFTPIRELYANTALSKERGYAPGQFSFNVADGRCFACDGDGVKQIEMQFLSDVYVKCDECKGKRYNTETLSVLYKGKNISDVLSMTVYEALNFFENIPAIKRKLQTVYDVGLGYIKLGQSSTTLSGGEAQRVKLASELSKRGTGKTLYILDEPTTGLHFADVQKLLDVLNRLVNLGNSVVVIEHNMDVIKNSDWLIDLGPEGGDEGGKVVATGTPKEISKAPGSYTGKYLKKLLKK; encoded by the coding sequence ATGACCGAAAATAAATTAAAAATTCGTGGTGCTCGTCATCATAATTTAAAAAATTTAGATATTGATATTCCAAAAAACAAACTTGTAGTAATTAGTGGATTATCTGGTTCAGGAAAATCTACTTTGGCATTTGACACAATTTATGCTGAAGGTCAGAGAAGGTATGTTGAATCCCTTTCAGCTTATGCACGTCAATTTTTAGAAATGATGGATAAACCTGATGTGGATTCAATTGAAGGTTTATCTCCTGCAATTTCAATACAACAAAAAACAACTAGTAAAAATCCACGTTCTACAGTTGGTACTACAACTGAAATCTATGATTACATGAGATTATTGTTTGCTAGAATTGGAATTCCTTATTGTACAAATTGTGGTCGGAAAGTTTCAACTCAATCAGTAGAAAGAATATGTGATTCTGTATTGAAAGATTTTGCAGGGAAAAAAATTCTAATTTTGGCCCCTATTGTGCAGAGGAAAAAAGGCACATATGAAAAATTATTTGAGCAGATCAAAAAAGATGGATATTCTAGAATACGCCTAAATGGTGAAATTTTGAGCCTAGATGATGATATTCCACCCCTTGACAGGCAAAAGTGGCACAATATTGAGATTGTAGTTGATAGAATAACTACTGACAAATCTGAAAGATCACGACTTTTTGAAGCAATGCAAACTGCTATCAAAGCATCCAAAGGTGATGTGATGATTGCCACTGATAAATCAGAAAAAATTTTCTCACAAAATAATGCATGCCCATATTGTGGATTAACTGTAGGTGAGTTAGAACCAAGATCTTTTTCATTTAATTCTCCATTTGGAATGTGTAAAACATGTAATGGGTTGGGTGTAAAAATGGAGTTTGATGCTGATTTGGTTGTTCCAGATAAATCAAAATCCATTTTAGATGGGGCTATAGTTCCTTGGAGTGGAAGATTCTCTGCATTCCGACGACAAGCACTAAGAGCAGTTGGTAAAAAATTTGGGTTTGACTTGATGACTCCTTTTGATAAAATAAAACCCAAACATCTACAAATTATATTGCATGGCACGGATGCATTAATTGATTTTACATATCGTTCAAAATCTGGCGATTCGTCTTGGCAATCAACAAATACGTTTGAGGGTGTATTATCAAATCTTCAACGTACATTTATGGAAACTGATTCTGAATCAAAAAGAGAGTGGTTGAAACAATTCATGAGAGACACTCCATGTAATACTTGTGATGGTAAAAAACTTAAACCAGAATCACTTGCTGTGAAAATAAATGAAAAGGGTATAATGGATGTTTGTGATATGTCAATTGATCATTGCTATGATTTCTTTTCTTCATTGAAACTAACTGCAAATGAGCAATACATTGCACGAGATGTCCTAAAAGAAATTAAGGAACGCCTTGAATTTTTGATGAACGTTGGATTAAATTATTTAACCTTGAACCGACTAAGTTCAACATTATCTGGTGGTGAATCACAACGAATTAGACTTGCTACTCAAATTGGTTCTAATTTGACTGGTGTCTTGTATGTACTAGATGAACCTACTATTGGTTTACATCAAAGAGATAATACTCGACTCATTAAAACGCTAAATAAGCTACGAAATCTGGGAAATACTGTTATTGTTGTAGAGCATGACGAAGAAGTTATACGAAATTCAGACTGGATGGTGGATTTGGGTCCGGGAGCGGGAGTTCATGGGGGAAATGTTGTCTTTGAAGGTACGGTTAATCAAATTCTAAAAGATACGAAATCTGTTACCGGCTCATATTTGAAAGACAATTCTTTGATAAATTTAGATGAGAAAATTCGTAATCCATCAGGTTCTATTATAATAAAGAAAGCTTCTGAAAATAATTTAAAAGATATTGATGTAGAAATACCTCTTGGATTATTTGTCTCAGTTACTGGCGTATCTGGTTCTGGAAAATCAACTCTGATAAATGATATTTTATTAAAATCATTAGAAAATCACTTTTACAAATCTAATGTCAGGTCTGGTGCACATAAAGAAATATCTGGTTTGGAAAATATTGATAAAGTCATTGCCATTGATCAATCCCCTATTGGAAGAACTCCACGTTCAAATCCTGCAACCTACATTGGTGCGTTTACTCCAATACGAGAACTATATGCAAATACTGCATTATCAAAAGAACGTGGATATGCACCTGGACAATTTTCTTTCAATGTAGCTGATGGTAGGTGTTTTGCATGTGATGGTGATGGTGTAAAACAAATTGAAATGCAATTCTTATCTGATGTTTATGTTAAATGCGATGAATGTAAAGGCAAAAGATACAACACTGAAACTTTGTCTGTATTGTACAAGGGCAAAAATATTTCAGATGTATTGAGCATGACTGTTTATGAAGCATTAAATTTCTTTGAAAATATCCCTGCAATAAAACGTAAATTACAAACAGTATATGATGTTGGATTAGGTTATATCAAACTTGGACAATCTTCTACAACATTATCTGGGGGAGAAGCTCAAAGAGTAAAACTTGCATCTGAATTATCAAAAAGAGGAACTGGAAAAACCCTTTACATCTTAGATGAGCCTACAACAGGTTTGCATTTTGCAGATGTTCAAAAATTATTAGATGTTCTTAACCGCTTGGTAAACTTGGGAAATTCTGTAGTTGTTATTGAGCATAACATGGATGTTATCAAAAATTCTGATTGGCTAATTGATTTAGGTCCAGAAGGTGGGGATGAAGGTGGCAAAGTTGTAGCCACTGGTACTCCTAAAGAAATTTCAAAAGCTCCTGGAAGTTATACTGGAAAGTATCTTAAGAAATTACTAAAAAAATGA